The Apis cerana isolate GH-2021 linkage group LG2, AcerK_1.0, whole genome shotgun sequence genomic sequence atttaaatatttattgaatagcTATTATAGTTGAACCTCAGCCGTtccgtattattattattattattacgttttattattgttacgtTTCCgagcgataataataaattatcgaagcaaCTGAACAGAAGCAGAACTTTATTCGTAACTTtgactattaaattttgctcGCCCATAGCAAAATTTAATCCAGATAAACGTACATATCCGTATCTGCACGGCGTGGCGTGTTCTGGCACGAAGcgaaggaaaaatttcttacCCATCACGAACCAGCCGAGTAGGAAGCATGATAAGACGATGATGATCAATTTCATGAAGGAAATTTGGGGCCTGTTGGATGGAACCGGGGGCATTTCCGGCCTCCTCGACTGTATCTGCGAGTAGATGAGCAACATCATGAGCATGGTTCCGAACGTTCCACCGATCACCAGGTACATGGGTATCCTCGGCTCCTTTGGACAGTCTTTCGAGTAATTCCAACCTGCGGAAAAGGAAATTTCGACATTTTCTCGATATTCTCGCTCGTATATTTCGCCCAGCCTGCCGGAATCCCAGCTCTCTTTCGTTTTTCGCGGTTGTTTATCGAATTGGCAAAATTGGACGGATCGATATCAAAAAGTTTTCGCGGTTGAATAATGCAACGAAGCTCGCCTGACTCTCGCTCACTGTGTCGCGTCCTATTTCGATACTCAACTAGGCTTGCGTGCCAACCATCGCACGCCCGATGCATTCTTCGCTGTTGCTCCCTCTATCTTACTTATTATCACTAATTGCTGGTTAATCGTAGCAGACCAGGCGTCGCGTCGCAATCTTGATTTCCACGCATTTTCATAAATACGTTCGACGATTCGAAGAGAATTATTCCCCACGAATATACGAGCATCGTACGAAcaatatcgtaataaatacGTAACAAAGAAAGGCATCCTCGATACAAAATTCTAATCCCCGAGAAACGTAACACAATTCTCCGTTGGAGCAAAAGTTGCTCGTTAAAATCGCGGGATAACGAATCATCGATCAACGAGTCATCCTGGGGGCTTTACCGCAACGCGGCTATAAATCTTCTCTTACGTGGTAGAAACACGTTCACCGACACACGTAATTTTCCGTGCTTCTACGAACCAGCCGCGTCGTTTTTATCGATTCCAGGAACGTTCTACGCTCGGCGAAAAGGTGAACGTACCGTCCGCGATGTTGCTCGCGATAAACGCGAGTTGCTGGGGTCGTTGGCGACCCGCCGAGGGAGCGTACGTTTCGTAAGTAGCGCGCGAACGCTCGCGTGTCGCGGGGCGAGCAGACTCAATTAGCCTGGGAAACAATGGAGGCGCGTTTCAGAATTTCGGGGAGGTTCGTGCCTCCAATCAGATCCTTCGATCCTGTTTGTATCCTGTTTTCAAATTCGAATCCCATCCCGCATCCGGTTTCTTGTTATTTGCCTTTGATCCCGTGTTCGTATTAGCAGttcctttcgtttcctttctAGAGTTGGAGGGAATTGCTCGATTCGTGCgtcgattaattttgattaattctcGAGGAGGGTTCGAGGAAAAGAGTTTAATATGTCGGGATTTTCGCCGTTCCCGTGATTTCTTCATCGTTCTCGCGTTTAGAATTGAACGGATGATCGGATTGCAAGCAGGAGGAGCAGGGAATCGCGTTGAAAGGGTCATCGTGACCTACGTTAGAAATTAATGCGAACCAAGGTTAACAAGCTGCTTTCACATCACCGGCGCATTTCCACTGCATTAACGTCGAATCATATGCAAATTTCAtgtgttctatatatatatatatatctttcggTGAAAGCAATTTACAAATCGAGAAGTTTttgtaggaaaaaaaaaaaagaaaataaataaaaaaagatcgtGCACGCTATTTGCGTATTATCGCGATTCAGTTTGCGATACGAAAGGAGGGTTTCGAAAAATGGAttcttcgaaacaatttttctcgatttttcatttatcgaaGCCCAAGGATTTATCGAAGAAACTCTTGCCTCGTTGTCGCTCTTAAGATCTTCTAGCTCTATCAAGTTGGTCGTTAACGAACGTGGAAAGTAGAATAGGTGATAACGTTACGAATGACGACAGGCCTTCTCCAAGTTTCGCCCCGACTAATTTATTGATAACCGCTTATAAGCCGAGTATCgattcgactcgactcgaaacGTGGAACTCGCCACATGTGTGTTTGCTACGCAATTCAATGCTAAGCTTTtccaagagaaaaatttcatttccctTCCTCGGCCAATTTCTACCGGTTTCTAATTTGAATTGAAACAACCCTTCCAACTGGGACGAAGCGCAAGCAAGTTGAATCAAGaccaatgaaaatatttcaaggatTGAGCCCTGCTGACGAATTTTCCTCACTCACCGTAAATCAACATGAGGATCGGGACTGCCGACAGGCAGAACAGGCACACCGTAACAACCCTCGTCCTGCACACGACCCTCATTCCGCGGAACACGAAGTCGCAGATGTTGTTCGCCTCCAGATTCGCGTCCTTCAGCTGGAACACCACGGAACCGTAGGTAATCACGCCCAGATTCCTGTTCTCCGCCGTGTTCTCGGCCACTTTGGCGCCGTTCGCGAAAAGACGCCGCGACTCGTCACCTGAAAACTGAACGTCGACACGGGTTAGCCGACGGGTTCCACCGTAACACGAGTGGAGCCCcacttcaatttcaatattccaaGTGCTTTGTCGACaaaggaagggaaggaaaCCGAACCGATTTCCCGTGGTTTCGAGACAACCGAAGCTTAGACGCTGGAAGCCGCAACCCTTTTCGAAATTCCACCGTGGAGAAGGTGAAAATTTGCACTTTAGATCGCTCGCGAAAGTTGCAAGAATTCGCGGTGAAATggctaaatttcaaaaaaagaaaaaagaggatcgaaacgaaaatttttgaaatggtCTTCGCATCTAACGTGCAATCCGTCTgctttttacgatttttttgtAAGAGGAAATCGTTCTTTGCCTCGCGCGctcatatacacacacacatacgcacacgcacacgcacGACACGAGCCAGTTCGTTATGTCGTTCGTAAACTTTCTCGGCCAAGAAGATGGGACATAAGATCGCGAAATATGCGACAGGATGAAAAATACGCGGTCGTATTTTTCGCGATGAAATTGCCGTACGTATCGTAGCATGTTACCCTGCTAAAATTCCAACGATGTACATCGTTCCTGCTAACGAAATTCAATAACCGGGTCGACGATgcggaaaaggaaaaaaaaaaaaaaaaaaagaagaaaaaaaaaaagaaagaaaggaagaaaaacggTTTTCGGGTGGCGGTGCGCgcgtggaatattttatttgggtAGTATCTCCGCGTTGATACTTTTATACCACGAATACCACCCCCTCGTAGCAAAAGCGGAATGAAATCATCATTGGGAAGGGGATACACGAAACGATTCCGTGCAACGATATTTCACGGAATAGTGGCGTAgaacgtaaaattaaattaatagaaattaaaaaaaacaaaaattgtttcgagGAAGAATAGCGAACGTGTATCTTCACAAACTGTTGAAGAATGCTTTGCGAGGAATTGTAACCGCATTGTACTAACGAAATTTTCCTAAGAGGAGGGTTTTTCAAGGCTTTCAAGAGGTGGTATCTCGCGCGAGGAGGAAAATCTCGctttatccaatttttccgtgttctttcttctcgaatattttgtttttttttttttttttcacgcgcAACAAATATCGGATAGCGcgcgaaggaagaagaaatacaTACGCGTCATACCTGAGACACGGAGCTGCTGGCCCGCCTGGAATCCTCGAACGTGTTTGGCCCATATCCTAAATTGACCTGGACCGTGCTTCCGCGGGATTTGACACTTCCCGTGTTCACCTCCTTCCTCTCCCGAGAAGGGGGGGAATTTCGATTCCCGTTTATTCCTGCACAAACATTACAgaaatcttgaaatatatatatatatatatatgttcaccAGTGGAAAAAAGTCTCGAGAGAGGCGTACGGgtatttcttccattttaaaCGCCACTTTTGAATCGTTCGAAGTCGTATAATTATTCAAGACTGGAATATATTCGAAACtatcaattttgatattaatatatctataatatatctagTGTACATACAATtacgtttataaattaaactattatataatcgtttattagcttatatgtattataagaagtaaaaaaaattgtatactaTATGATTTAATAGTTGAAATTACTTCGATGTATAGCTAGGAATAAATGTTAGTTAGTAATTACTTAAAGTAACGTTATTCgagattttaattactttttcacGAGTTGGTCGATGCCTAACCCTGCCCCGGATTCTATTAATATGGATTGATTATGAAACAGAAAAATAGGCGTGAAAATAAGCGTTTCCTTCCGCAAGACTTGTTTCCACAATAACAGACGAACAATTATCTTGATTgctggaaatataaataattttttttctattaaaaaataaatagagccTGTGacgaaattattcttataggGAGAGATAcccttcttctattttttaatctaccTACCAAGTCTTGGACAAATCGGACAGCAACGTGTTTCGAATTCGCAATCCGTGAATTCCTGGCCAGCATCGGTGCAATAAAATACATCGGAATAAATTGAAAGCAGATATCACAGTTGGAGAAACACGAGCAATTTCGAGCGATTGCGCTTTATCCTCGACGGCGCGACGGAGTCGGCATGACGAaatccaattattaatttttcccctGTTAACTGGTTGGCCGCTTCCTTTCCGTGAATCGTGGCTCCCGTTTCCAATCCAGAGAGGAGTCGATTACCAAGAATGTCGCTTAAATCTTTAACGCGTCGATGATTTATCacttttcaaagatataattcCCGGAGTAAACTACTTTTATCAACGTAACCTTTTCGAGATCATCGTTCAACGAGTGGGCGTCCGATTATCTATCCACTTTCTTGCAAAGTTGACTCtaaactctttctttttttatttatttatttatttattaaaacgtgCGATGGAAATATTGCAAGTTTGCGAtcaaaggaaagagagaaacgtaGAAAAGAACTTTTATACTCGCTCATTCGCAAAGTCAAATATCAATAACAGCTAAGATGCATCCTGTTAACGATATTCATAGACGAACGGTGTGCAATCTACGCGATGGCTTTAGGCCCACCTAATTTATACAGCGCGTATTCCGAGCTAAACCGTAGTAGTAGCCTAGTTGTCTCGAACTGCTGCGTACACATTTGGGAGATTGGCTCAGAAAGCTTAATGCGGTTGCGTCAAAACCGATGAAGCCACTGACGCTAACTAATTCGCTCCTATCCCTGTCCGTAATAGATCAGACGATCAGCCGATATTACTCGGTTCATTAAGAGATTCTGCGTTCTAGCGATCCGAGCCAATGCTTCTCCAACGATCTTTcctcgaaaaatcgatcgcgAAACAcggaaatttaatcgaaagttAATCGCGATAAATTTAACCATTAACGACTGATTTCCTCCACTTGGATTACCTCGCGAGATCCAACGAAATTCTAGGCAAAAATCTATGAAATTTACGACCCCCTTGAgctataaaataatcgaatcctGTTTTGTCGCGAGGCGAGGAACTTTGAAATTAACGGcgactaattattttatgtgtaacgtaccctttctctctctctcttccctccccttctTTCAACACTCGTCCAAGAACGCGAAAACGAAGAATCTAAGATCTCACCAAGGCTCTATTCATCTTTCAACGACCATCTTTCAAACAAATTCGAAACATCATTCTATCCATCCTCCatcattcttattatatacctTGATCGGCCGAGCCTCTCCTCGGATCCTGCGCTATCAGGCTCGCCTTCGTGCCTCTCCTTTCTTGCAATCCGCTCAGGCTGCCCCTCGGCGTCCTGTCGATCGCGTGCTCGGGATCGATGCCGCGGCGCGGGCTCCTCGCCTCCTCCTCGTTGGCCCCGATCGATCCTCTGTGCGCCGCCTCGTTCACGCCGATACTCCCCCGCGACGATCTCTCGTAAGCCGGTACAATGGAGCTTCTCGGGCTCTGGTTCAAGCATTCGGAGGCGATGGATCCTCTCGGGCTTCTCTGGGGGCTGCGATCGACCAGCTCCATGTTCGTCACGCTCCCCCTCGGGCTTCTCGAACAGTTGGGTATCAAAGAGTGTCGGGGGCTTCGACTCGAGCCGAGGTTCCCGTTCTCGGACATGAGCGACGTCCTCGACCCGGTCAGCGGGACCAGGCTGTTCCTGGGGCTCCTGTTGTGGCTCACGTCCGCCACCAAAGAGTTTCGAGGGCTCAGCGGGGGCGGGTCGGGCAGCAACGAGTGCCTCGAGCTGTAAAGCATGTCCGGCGCGAGGTTGGCGTCCGGGACCAGACTGTTTCGAGGGCTCCGCGTCACCCCGCCGTTCCGGGGTAGTGCTCGGTAGTAGTCGTCCGGGACCAACGAGTTTCGCGGGCTTCGAGCCATCTTCTGGTTGAACACTGCGTTCCTCGCGTCCACATACTGATCCGCCAGAGGCTTGTGGTTCATGGCCTGAAAGTATCAACGGCACGCTATTTCCTCAAAGTGTGCGCCAGTTTCTATACGTCACGCGTAAAAAGGAAGTAGGTGTAAACGCGATCtctatttttcattccttCCAATTTGACTGTAGATTGTATgtggagaagaggaggaggaggaggaagaagaaggtaCAGGAGGAATAATGTTTGTCCGTCACGGTTTcccctttttcctccttctctgagatattattataatttgggAAGAATGATACGAAAGGAGGAATTGCATATGGTCGAAAGGGGTGTAATGATTAATGGTGGAACAACCTCGACGCCGTTTCCCATGTCGAGAGCGATATCAGGCACGATGCTGCCCCGTGGCGAACGTTGGCGTTCCATCGTTCCTCTGAGACTCGTCGGTGGCAAGTCGACAGGTTTGTCGGTTGCCACGCTGGCGCGCCGCCCCCTTGGTCCGGCGATCGGCGAGGTGTGGCCGAGATTCGTCATGTTCCGCGATGCTCTACAGCGTCGCGATGATGTGCTCCGATGCAACATCACAGAGGCATTTTCTCATCCCTGGAAAATCGAAAAACAACCTTTCCTATTCTCTTTTCTCTACGAaatggaaggaaagaaaattcattcgttCTAACGAGGGTTCGAGGAATAAAACGCAACGTTAAATCGATTGattcttattaattgtatattactgGCTGGTTTCTCGATCCTGCAAAAGGAGGTTAAACCGATATCTTTCAACAAAATtgctaattctaattaaatcgtTAACGAAGGATCAACGAGACCTTGGTTGGCAAAGGTCTCGAGGAAACGAGAAGCTAATCGGCTTcatactttattttcttttttcgtcggAATATTTTTACTCGGCGAGCATGCAAAGTGTCGACGAGCATGAAACGCAGAGGTCCTCAGTTAGTCTGGAAAAGATAATCAACAGTATGGAATCAATTTCTTGCAAGGCAGAGGACACGCCAGGTACGTAATAAACCGGCTTTTATAAAGATGACCCAGATACCCCCCCTCGGTGTAGGCGTCGCAGCTCATCGAGGTTTCGACCCTTCTTGATCGCGACGAATACTTTCACGATATCTTGGTTACGAGTCGCGTTTCGCTCCAGCAACGATTAATCGTGAATGTGAACGAACAACGAGATGGAAACGATGCcgttatttaatgaaattgaatttacgCGCTATTACTTTTCATCTACTCGTCCAACGAATTTCAATTGTCCGCTCGCGAGGGAAGGCGATAATTGCGCGAAAAGTTTTCCGTATTTTTAGCGTTAaagtttgttaaaaaaaagtcaGTCGAACTTTTCAACTATCAAAAACGTGcggcaaattataaataagtaacaGGTAACTATATTACAAAGTTGGAtcgtaataatgtaattaataaataacgcgaagagtaatgataaatttcattttgaaaaaaacttttcgtaacatttttctcaatttcccTCGCAGATAATAAAGCGCGCGAGGAGAACGTTTCGTATTCCTCTGCCACGTCTTCGAAACGGACGAATCGTACGAAGTGGAGCGATACGAGGCGAAAGAGGCGGCTTTTTTTCCCCTGGGAAAATTGGATTCCGCGCCGGGCATCGGATATTTAATAGCTCGGCACGCCGACATTAAGCTTGACAGAGGATGCGCGGTCGCTGATAATTAATGTTCGCGACGACGGGCTGCTCTTCTCCAAGGGGAAACGGCAGTGTCTAACGAATCGAACGGAAATTGCACGCCTTCCGTTCCGTAATTGTCTAACTTTTCTGGAATGTTACGCCTGCCGCGATAAAGGCGGAAAGGATGGATTCGTAATTCTCTGTTAATTGCTATTGAAGAATATTAATCTgcgggggaaaaaatattaattcgttatCTCTATCTGTTATCTTCCTCGTCGTTTTAAATACTAGAtttctagatttttatttacgtaatgtaaatttatacattcgtaataattattttaaattatttatttcattattattatatcgcatTGTTCGGTCAATCTAATTTTCACGCTTTTCCAATCTCGTTTCACGCTAACTAAAGCAAAGGGATTTAATCCACCGAGGATTCGTTTTATTGATAGCGTCGAGTCGaacaaattttcgaatcaTCAGATTCGTAAAAGTATAATCTAG encodes the following:
- the LOC108002897 gene encoding uncharacterized protein LOC108002897, with product MLHRSTSSRRCRASRNMTNLGHTSPIAGPRGRRASVATDKPVDLPPTSLRGTMERQRSPRGSIVPDIALDMGNGVEAMNHKPLADQYVDARNAVFNQKMARSPRNSLVPDDYYRALPRNGGVTRSPRNSLVPDANLAPDMLYSSRHSLLPDPPPLSPRNSLVADVSHNRSPRNSLVPLTGSRTSLMSENGNLGSSRSPRHSLIPNCSRSPRGSVTNMELVDRSPQRSPRGSIASECLNQSPRSSIVPAYERSSRGSIGVNEAAHRGSIGANEEEARSPRRGIDPEHAIDRTPRGSLSGLQERRGTKASLIAQDPRRGSADQGINGNRNSPPSRERKEVNTGSVKSRGSTVQVNLGYGPNTFEDSRRASSSVSQFSGDESRRLFANGAKVAENTAENRNLGVITYGSVVFQLKDANLEANNICDFVFRGMRVVCRTRVVTVCLFCLSAVPILMLIYGWNYSKDCPKEPRIPMYLVIGGTFGTMLMMLLIYSQIQSRRPEMPPVPSNRPQISFMKLIIIVLSCFLLGWFVMGNYWILHIMWPSYTFLLHTPNDHCHKTLYMFSLVHLGVMYITFGIMLLVVTVLASFRILACPLSERYK